One window of Victivallis lenta genomic DNA carries:
- a CDS encoding DUF1559 domain-containing protein — MKRTRFTLIELLVVIAIIAILAAMLLPALQRARAAARTSTCIGNLKQIGLGVFMYTDDNRGNMPAASETVEPGNGGRFEGKYLMFTRYAGLGLIAANGYLGAPLVRITGGIIINRPKVLYCDNAAPLIPWNTDSANNSYQAHYGFIRDNYSVNAYGLKFDRPLSRLASRSALSWCLCAGSYGFLYPDGLHNGSLPVLHVSGDVRNHSWNSFDDKDHPIIGGNAYYYRTQVILPKLDTL, encoded by the coding sequence ATGAAAAGAACCCGCTTCACCCTGATCGAACTGCTCGTCGTCATTGCGATCATCGCAATCCTCGCGGCGATGCTGCTGCCGGCACTGCAGCGTGCACGAGCGGCCGCCCGGACTTCGACGTGCATCGGCAATCTCAAGCAGATCGGTCTCGGAGTATTCATGTACACCGATGACAACAGAGGCAACATGCCGGCTGCCTCGGAAACGGTCGAACCAGGAAACGGCGGCCGTTTCGAAGGGAAATATCTGATGTTCACCCGATATGCGGGGCTGGGGCTCATTGCCGCCAATGGTTACCTGGGAGCTCCATTGGTTCGGATCACCGGCGGAATTATCATCAATCGGCCCAAAGTGCTCTACTGCGACAATGCCGCTCCTCTCATCCCCTGGAACACCGACAGCGCAAATAACTCCTACCAGGCGCATTACGGCTTTATCCGCGATAATTATTCAGTCAATGCATATGGGCTCAAATTCGACCGGCCGCTCAGCCGTCTTGCCAGCCGCAGCGCACTTTCCTGGTGCCTCTGCGCCGGTTCCTATGGCTTCCTCTACCCCGATGGGCTCCACAACGGCAGTCTGCCGGTCCTGCACGTTTCCGGCGACGTCCGGAACCACAGCTGGAACTCATTCGACGACAAGGATCATCCGATCATCGGCGGAAACGCTTATTACTATCGGACCCAGGTTATTCTGCCGAAACTCGACACACTGTAG
- the ilvB gene encoding biosynthetic-type acetolactate synthase large subunit: protein MEAIQYDNDGSFRPAEPAPARLMKGAEIAVRTLEQLGVETVFAYPGGSAIEFHQALADSSIRVVLPRHEQGGAFAANGYARASGRVGVCMATSGPGATNLLTGVADAYMDSIPMVIITGQVESGLIGKNAFQETDIIGMSRPIVKHSRLVLHAGEIAPVLVEAFRLARCGRPGPVWIDIPKDIQQQISAFRFDDHPEPRREKLPPPVAAERIAEIREAIRRSERPCIVAGGGVIAAGASEELFRFADSYRIPVATTLMGIGSFPETHPLSLKWLGMHGSYYANYAVNECDLLLVLGARFADRSTGRADRFAEHAFIVHIDIDESEINKNVRAGLGLAADVKEALALLNREPFDTGCSAWLETIAGWKREQPFRYRREPGRLKGQQVVEALSRLCGEEAIFVPGVGQHQMWTAQFGTYTRPRRLLTSGGLGAMGFGLPAAVGAKLALPEATVVNIDGDGSFQMNIQELGTVSTEGIGIKMVILNNQHLGMVAQLEDRFFGSRRGNTDLRVGGGRPFPDFVGIARSYGIPGRDVYDAAELEDAIREMLETPGPFLLDCHTVYQDHVLPMIPGGKTCRDIMTE from the coding sequence ATGGAAGCGATTCAATATGACAATGACGGAAGTTTCAGACCGGCGGAACCCGCCCCCGCCCGGTTGATGAAGGGAGCGGAAATTGCGGTCCGCACTCTCGAACAGCTTGGTGTGGAAACGGTTTTCGCCTATCCGGGCGGTTCGGCGATCGAGTTTCACCAGGCGCTGGCGGATTCATCAATCCGGGTGGTCCTGCCGCGCCACGAACAGGGCGGCGCTTTCGCCGCGAACGGCTATGCGCGCGCTTCGGGCCGTGTCGGCGTCTGCATGGCGACGAGCGGTCCCGGCGCGACGAATCTGCTGACCGGCGTCGCCGATGCCTATATGGACTCCATTCCGATGGTGATCATCACCGGGCAGGTCGAAAGCGGCCTGATCGGAAAGAATGCGTTTCAGGAGACCGACATCATCGGCATGTCTCGCCCGATCGTGAAGCACAGCCGCCTGGTGCTTCATGCCGGAGAGATCGCGCCGGTCCTGGTCGAGGCGTTCCGCCTGGCGCGCTGCGGCCGCCCCGGACCGGTCTGGATCGATATCCCGAAAGACATTCAGCAGCAGATATCCGCATTCCGGTTCGACGATCATCCGGAACCGCGCCGGGAGAAGCTGCCTCCGCCGGTCGCTGCGGAACGAATCGCGGAGATCCGCGAGGCGATCCGCCGTTCGGAACGCCCCTGCATCGTGGCCGGGGGCGGAGTCATCGCGGCCGGCGCGTCGGAGGAGTTGTTCCGGTTCGCCGATTCATACCGGATTCCGGTGGCAACGACTCTGATGGGAATCGGCTCGTTTCCGGAGACGCACCCGCTTTCGCTGAAGTGGCTCGGCATGCACGGTTCGTATTACGCGAATTACGCGGTGAACGAATGCGACCTGCTGCTGGTGCTCGGCGCACGGTTCGCGGACCGTTCGACCGGCCGCGCGGACCGGTTTGCTGAACACGCTTTCATCGTCCATATCGATATCGACGAGTCGGAGATCAATAAGAATGTCCGTGCCGGCCTCGGCCTTGCCGCCGATGTGAAGGAGGCGCTTGCGCTGTTGAACCGGGAGCCGTTCGACACCGGCTGCAGCGCGTGGCTGGAGACGATCGCCGGCTGGAAGCGGGAGCAGCCGTTCCGATACCGGCGCGAACCCGGCAGACTGAAAGGCCAGCAGGTCGTCGAGGCGCTTTCGCGGCTCTGCGGGGAGGAGGCGATCTTCGTCCCCGGCGTGGGGCAGCATCAGATGTGGACGGCGCAGTTCGGCACTTATACGCGGCCGCGCCGGCTGCTGACCTCGGGCGGACTCGGCGCCATGGGCTTCGGGCTCCCGGCCGCCGTGGGGGCGAAGCTCGCCCTGCCGGAGGCGACGGTCGTCAACATCGACGGCGACGGCTCGTTCCAGATGAACATTCAGGAGCTCGGGACGGTTTCCACCGAGGGGATCGGCATAAAAATGGTGATTCTGAACAACCAGCATCTCGGGATGGTCGCCCAGCTGGAAGACCGTTTTTTCGGCAGCCGCCGCGGCAATACGGATTTGCGTGTCGGCGGAGGGCGGCCGTTTCCGGACTTCGTCGGCATCGCACGCTCTTACGGGATTCCGGGGCGCGACGTGTACGATGCGGCGGAGCTTGAGGACGCGATCCGCGAGATGCTCGAGACGCCGGGGCCGTTTCTGCTCGACTGCCACACCGTCTATCAGGACCACGTGCTGCCGATGATTCCGGGCGGAAAAACCTGTCGCGACATCATGACCGAGTGA
- a CDS encoding discoidin domain-containing protein produces MNQTRFTADAISFVSGRDSSIVSPDVMFSAAQFPICEIVMRADRKTVGELFFAAPTEVFSQQNSLPFQVEPSTEFQVYRIDCRNNPLWTGTVARLRFDPAASNGIRIQVKSIRLLPADGEEMLSAEYVGMASATAGQDDDAYRETTLTGIPQPPPAVTSKLPNQLGFTGPVAGLRARTSREIPAGNIFGAAICGNEFFANTPETKGALWSACWLNDGEELADVHNTVYSSAMHYSPEVEEWCMIELKKHERISRIALKPRHGSNLDGFPVDFHILCSNDGSSWTRVAEMENCQALPAGKDSFAFDFEPIPVKFVKVIATRLRAEGERRYYFQLREVEAFGTDGVNYAAAGRGGTATAGNPLGSGTFDYRKFYDDIFDSGAQWLFVSNNSFLSRHRTGKPPCTRAEIPNAEYLQKNGVKLIYRFLQLPSFGEYRAAPERVVREYVEAVAAVVGELRGKVAVWSLANEQNFYGDTVSPDDLPGYREYYVALVGAAAERVRQLDPQTPIEIETALFDFGWTEAVLAAGLAGKVDRIGVHIYKELRGRDTFPEAAGAVSKDGKRSYTEPYRDYGEQITAFRKLLGKYNPRLEINVSETGVNTGDNPAGGSYYVSAKSQAKFLARLYTYHLFYGIGPTCWWSLEPVKTGEYQWGLILPDGQRKEAWYALRNVAAVLDNSCRPSEELSFRVDGETDAFVGRVLRNDSGEYIIPYWAAVKMRDGNTGKAVDLIVSGPKLRHMEAVDTLSGTVHPVRFEQEGEGYRLKNMILRDYPVILRIR; encoded by the coding sequence ATGAATCAAACCCGATTCACCGCTGATGCGATATCATTTGTCAGCGGCCGCGACAGCTCCATCGTCTCTCCGGACGTCATGTTCTCCGCCGCGCAGTTCCCGATCTGTGAAATCGTGATGCGTGCCGACCGCAAAACGGTCGGGGAGCTGTTTTTCGCCGCTCCGACAGAGGTTTTTTCGCAGCAGAACAGTCTGCCGTTCCAAGTGGAGCCCTCCACGGAATTCCAAGTTTACCGGATTGACTGCCGCAACAATCCGCTCTGGACCGGAACCGTCGCACGGCTGCGGTTCGATCCGGCCGCGTCAAACGGCATCAGGATACAGGTCAAGTCGATCCGTCTGCTACCGGCGGACGGCGAAGAGATGCTGTCCGCGGAATATGTCGGCATGGCCTCAGCCACCGCGGGACAGGACGATGACGCATATCGGGAAACCACGCTCACCGGCATTCCGCAGCCTCCCCCCGCCGTGACGTCGAAGCTGCCCAACCAGCTCGGCTTCACGGGCCCGGTCGCCGGGCTCCGGGCGCGCACCTCACGGGAAATCCCTGCCGGAAATATCTTCGGCGCAGCCATCTGCGGCAACGAATTCTTTGCCAATACTCCTGAAACCAAGGGAGCTCTCTGGTCCGCCTGCTGGCTGAACGACGGCGAAGAGCTCGCCGATGTCCACAACACCGTCTACTCCTCCGCCATGCACTACTCCCCCGAAGTCGAAGAGTGGTGTATGATCGAACTGAAAAAACACGAACGGATCAGCCGGATTGCCCTGAAGCCGCGCCACGGCAGCAATCTTGACGGATTCCCCGTCGATTTCCACATTCTCTGCAGCAATGACGGCAGCAGCTGGACCCGGGTCGCGGAGATGGAAAATTGTCAGGCGCTGCCCGCGGGCAAAGATTCCTTCGCATTCGATTTCGAACCGATCCCGGTAAAATTCGTGAAGGTCATTGCGACCCGGCTTCGTGCGGAAGGGGAACGCCGATACTATTTTCAGCTGCGGGAGGTCGAAGCTTTCGGTACGGACGGCGTCAATTATGCGGCAGCCGGCCGCGGCGGTACGGCCACGGCCGGTAATCCGCTCGGAAGCGGCACATTTGATTATCGGAAATTCTATGACGACATCTTCGACAGCGGTGCGCAATGGCTGTTTGTATCCAATAACTCCTTCCTTTCACGACACCGAACCGGAAAGCCGCCCTGCACCCGCGCGGAAATTCCAAATGCGGAGTATCTGCAAAAGAACGGAGTCAAATTGATCTACCGTTTCCTTCAATTGCCTTCGTTCGGCGAATACCGGGCCGCACCGGAACGTGTCGTACGGGAATATGTCGAAGCGGTTGCGGCCGTTGTCGGGGAACTCCGGGGAAAAGTCGCCGTCTGGTCCCTGGCCAACGAGCAGAATTTTTACGGCGACACCGTCTCTCCGGACGATCTTCCCGGTTATCGGGAATACTATGTGGCGCTGGTCGGCGCGGCGGCGGAACGGGTCCGGCAACTCGACCCGCAGACACCGATTGAGATTGAAACGGCTCTGTTCGACTTCGGCTGGACGGAGGCGGTTCTGGCCGCCGGACTGGCCGGCAAAGTGGACCGGATCGGCGTCCATATCTACAAGGAGCTCCGGGGCCGGGACACATTTCCGGAAGCGGCCGGGGCCGTCAGCAAAGACGGAAAACGTTCGTACACGGAGCCATACCGCGATTACGGCGAACAGATCACCGCCTTTCGAAAGCTGCTCGGGAAATACAATCCGCGGCTCGAAATCAACGTCAGCGAAACCGGCGTCAACACCGGAGACAATCCCGCGGGCGGCTCCTATTACGTCTCGGCCAAATCCCAGGCGAAATTCCTGGCAAGGCTCTACACCTATCACCTCTTTTACGGAATCGGCCCGACCTGCTGGTGGTCGCTCGAACCGGTGAAAACCGGCGAATATCAATGGGGACTCATCCTGCCGGACGGACAACGCAAGGAGGCATGGTACGCACTCCGCAATGTTGCAGCCGTCCTCGACAACTCCTGCCGGCCGAGCGAAGAGCTCTCATTCCGGGTGGACGGAGAAACGGACGCCTTCGTCGGCCGAGTCCTGCGCAACGATTCGGGTGAATACATCATCCCCTACTGGGCCGCCGTCAAAATGCGGGACGGCAACACCGGCAAAGCCGTCGATCTCATCGTTTCCGGACCAAAGCTGCGGCATATGGAAGCGGTCGATACGCTTTCCGGAACCGTTCATCCGGTCCGGTTCGAACAGGAAGGCGAAGGCTATCGGCTGAAAAACATGATTCTCCGCGACTATCCGGTCATCCTCCGCATCCGTTGA